In one Pangasianodon hypophthalmus isolate fPanHyp1 chromosome 22, fPanHyp1.pri, whole genome shotgun sequence genomic region, the following are encoded:
- the fam110d gene encoding protein FAM110D translates to MKPLTPVGSPSPLRLLNKGPDYLRRQIDSGNRGHSVSAVERLEADKAKYVKSQQVINTKQEPVLVPCATPPPPSRRNFTAPTPSTPVLPRRPPLSPCPLSPCDNNEDDSRKENLRALYLDVEKQNQNNSSRAPLPTPRSPKGTPLVAPHSAPMMRRSIGKRMLRPDSLVIYRQKKECKSPMGNGDGSTSAETKGYSFVRRLFQGSMREKNSRNDDKLTISEEKSSSRDGDSRMSWSIDRDTVDGVNGTRRSSRTESNNGNSSFHDPCISFGMKNSLRNSMENGNENDMDPWKPVMPLQRSKSDLRLCSSLALSEQERFFDFCGLDWDLVDRLGPENFPSGASSVDTLSLVLRSVGGLEGGSEPSEFSRHSGEGLFQEEVAEQVPSAVSIIERNARVIKWLYGCKNAAREGPKGPKESTV, encoded by the coding sequence ATGAAGCCCTTAACACCAGTTGGCTCGCCCTCGCCCCTGCGCCTTCTTAACAAGGGCCCGGATTACCTGcgcagacagatagacagtggAAATCGAGGCCACTCTGTTAGTGCTGTGGAGCGGTTAGAGGCAGACAAGGCCAAATATGTCAAAAGCCAGCAGGTCATCAACACCAAGCAAGAACCTGTGTTAGTTCCTTGTGCGACCCCTCCACCCCCATCACGCCGCAACTTCACTGCACCAACGCCCTCGACACCTGTTCTACCTCGACGCCCACCACTCAGTCCATGCCCTCTCTCACCCTGCGACAACAATGAGGACGATTCCAGGAAGGAGAACCTCAGAGCCCTGTATCTTGATGTAGAgaagcaaaaccaaaacaactCCAGTAGGGCACCTCTGCCTACACCAAGGAGCCCAAAAGGCACCCCATTGGTGGCGCCGCACAGTGCCCCCATGATGAGACGGAGCATTGGGAAGCGCATGCTGCGGCCTGACTCCTTGGTCATCTATAGGCAGAAAAAAGAGTGTAAGAGTCCAATGGGAAATGGCGACGGAAGCACGAGTGCCGAGACGAAGGGATACAGCTTTGTACGCCGGCTCTTCCAAGGTTCTATGCGAGAGAAGAATAGCAGGAATGATGATAAGTTGACAATCAGTGAGGAGAAGTCTTCATCACGGGATGGAGACTCACGCATGTCATGGTCAATTGACCGGGACACAGTAGATGGTGTGAATGGGACAAGGCGATCCAGCAGGACTGAGTCAAACAATGGCAACAGCAGCTTCCACGATCCTTGTATTTCCTTTGGAATGAAAAATTCCCTGAGAAATAGCATGGAAAATGGGAATGAGAATGATATGGACCCTTGGAAGCCTGTGATGCCACTCCAGCGCTCTAAATCAGACCTTCGACTTTGCTCATCACTGGCATTGTCTGAACAGGAGCGGTTCTTTGACTTCTGTGGTCTTGATTGGGACTTGGTGGATCGGCTTGGGCCTGAGAACTTCCCATCGGGTGCCAGCTCTGTTGACACTCTCTCACTGGTTCTGAGGAGTGTTGGGGGACTGGAAGGTGGCTCTGAGCCCAGCGAGTTTTCTCGCCACTCAGGAGAGGGCCTCTTCCAGGAGGAAGTGGCCGAGCAAGTACCCTCGGCCGTGTCCATCATCGAGAGGAATGCCCGTGTGATAAAGTGGCTTTATGGCTGTAAGAATGCAGCGCGGGAAGGACCCAAAGGTCCCAAAGAGTCAACTGTGTAG